The Carassius gibelio isolate Cgi1373 ecotype wild population from Czech Republic chromosome A24, carGib1.2-hapl.c, whole genome shotgun sequence genome window below encodes:
- the LOC127946408 gene encoding E3 ubiquitin-protein ligase RNF6-like isoform X1, whose translation MVVVRTVVCVAPLVPSWLHCNQSGEERELVHITAAVSAAVSVVMDPPGGRDERHRQAERLRREEAYYHFINELSEEEYRLMRDSNLLGTPGEVTAEELRQRLDGAKERVSSQPRPETHPQSSEAEGSSGAVEPGSETSNGDSLLEWLNTFRRTGNATRSGQSGNQTWRAVSRTNPNSGEFRFSLEININHEQPEPGEHSDIPDPTDLSMPPPPPPPPPPPPPPPPPPVSSVSAPTTPYNPSSSALYSNQPSTPYSTARPTLGRRAPVRRTRSSTAPPVTPRLTSQAPPTSLLRNLPSLPSSPPPQAPLAFQSPEQDGDAVRGQIQVTNSSVNAGEGQNGNEGLDCPTALHQSSPQVEPAAREPRNSRTRSRGRVRRSTGAGGVLSRSSRRSRSPLDRNPASSISPTHSSSDAPVETTESTAVAMEMGEAAVEPAAPTDPPEAGEEEGETPVSGAGGVRRHPTIMLDLQVRRIRPGENRDRDSIASRTRSRARAAENTVTFESDSGGFRRTISRSERAGIRTYVSTIRIPLRRISETGLGEPSSTALRSILRQIMTGFGELSSLMETEADSETATPNQDSVSAGGAQVYHVSSGEGDVAHGRVESAREGLVTEDEEGQVRVSRTGTEARPSSRDTNSLVENGTLPILRLAHFFLLNEDEDEEHPRGLTKEQIDNLVTRTYGQVNLEGELGRACSVCINEYAQGNKLRRLPCAHEFHIHCIDRWLSENNTCPICRQPILSSHQE comes from the exons ATGGTCGTTGTCCGGACAGTTGTCTGTGTGGCTCCTCTGGTCCCATCTTGGCTACACTGTAATCAGAGCGGAGAGGAAAGAGAGCTCGTCCATATTACAGCTGCTGTTTCAG CAGCGGTTTCTGTGGTGATGGACCCTCCCGGCGGCCGAGACGAGCGGCATCGTCAAGCGGAGCGGCTTCGGCGGGAGGAGGCATACTATCACTTCATTAATGAACTGAGTGAGGAGGAATACAGACTAATGAGAGACAGCAATCTACTGGGAACACCTG GTGAAGTCACAGCAGAGGAGCTGAGGCAGCGTCTGGATGGTGCAAAGGAGCGAGTGTCATCTCAGCCACGGCCCGAAACACACCCACAGAGCAGTGAGGCAGAGGGCAGTAGCG GTGCAGTCGAGCCAGGTTCAGAGACATCTAATGGAGACTCCCTGTTGGAATGGCTGAACACTTTCCGGCGCACAGGAAATGCCACGCGTAGTGGGCAGAGTGGAAACCAAACATGGCGTGCCGTCAGCCGCACCAACCCCAACAGCGGCGAGTTCCGCTTCAGTCTTGAGATCAACATAAACCACGAGCAACCCGAGCCTGGAGAACACAGCGACATCCCTGACCCGACTGATCTTTCaatgcctcctcctcctcctcctcctccaccacctccccctccccctccccctcctccAGTGTCATCTGTCTCTGCACCAACAACCCCTTATAACCCCTCAAGTTCTGCACTTTACTCAAATCAACCCTCCACACCATACTCTACGGCCAGGCCCACCCTGGGAAGGAGGGCCCCAGTGCGCCGCACTCGCAGTAGCACGGCTCCACCTGTAACGCCACGTCTGACCTCGCAGGCTCCTCCCACATCTCTTTTGAGGAACTTGCCTTCTTTGCCGAGCTCTCCTCCTCCACAGGCTCCACTCGCTTTTCAGTCTCCAGAGCAGGATGGTGATGCTGTAAGGGGTCAAATACAGGTCACCAACTCCTCAGTTAATGCAGGGGAAGGGCAGAATGGAAATGAAGGCCTAGACTGCCCCACTGCTCTGCATCAGTCCAGCCCCCAGGTGGAGCCAGCTGCCCGTGAGCCACGAAACAGTAGGACTCGTTCACGTGGCCGCGTGCGCAGGTCAACAGGAGCAGGTGGGGTTTTGTCTCGCTCTTCAAGACGTAGCCGCTCCCCCTTGGACAGAAACCCTGCCTCCAGCATTAGCCCCACCCATAGCAGCAGCGACGCCCCAGTGGAGACCACTGAAAGTACCGCTGTTGCCATGGAGATGGGCGAGGCTGCTGTAGAGCCAGCTGCTCCTACGGATCCTCCGGAGGCTGGTGAGGAAGAGGGGGAGACGCCTGTATCAGGTGCCGGAGGTGTGCGGCGCCACCCTACGATCATGCTGGACCTCCAGGTACGGCGCATCAGGCCAGGAGAGAACCGGGACAGGGACAGCATTGCCAGTCGCACTCGCTCTCGTGCTCGGGCCGCTGAGAACACGGTCACCTTCGAGAGCGACAGTGGTGGCTTTCGTCGAACCATCTCGCGCTCGGAGCGTGCGGGAATCCGCACTTATGTTAGCACTATACGCATACCGCTGCGACGCATTTCTGAGACGGGCCTTGGCGAGCCCAGCTCCACTGCGCTAAGATCAATCCTGCGCCAGATCATGACAGGCTTTGGTGAGCTCAGTTCCCTCATGGAGACGGAAGCGGACTCTGAGACAGCTACGCCCAACCAGGACTCCGTTTCTGCTGGCGGAGCCCAGGTGTACCACGTTAGTAGTGGTGAGGGCGATGTGGCCCATGGTAGAGTGGAATCGGCACGAGAAGGTTTAGTGACAGAAGATGAGGAAGGACAGGTGCGGGTGAGCAGGACTGGGACCGAGGCACGACCTAGCAGCAGGGACACTAATAGTTTGGTGGAAAATGGGACGTTGCCCATCTTAAGGCTGgcacactttttccttctcaaCGAAGATGAAGATGAGGAGCACCCAAGGGGCCTCACCAAAGAACAGATCGACAATCTGGTGACACGCACTTACGGTCAGGTCAACCTGGAGGGCGAGCTGGGCCGCGCTTGCAGCGTCTGCATCAACGAGTACGCTCAGGGCAACAAGCTGCGCCGCTTGCCCTGCGCCCACGAGTTCCACATCCACTGCATTGACCGCTGGCTATCTGAAAACAACACCTGCCCCATCTGCAGACAGCCTATTCTGTCCAGCCATCAGGAATGA
- the LOC127946408 gene encoding E3 ubiquitin-protein ligase RNF6-like isoform X2: MVVVRTVVCVAPLVPSWLHCNQSGEERELVHITAAVSAVSVVMDPPGGRDERHRQAERLRREEAYYHFINELSEEEYRLMRDSNLLGTPGEVTAEELRQRLDGAKERVSSQPRPETHPQSSEAEGSSGAVEPGSETSNGDSLLEWLNTFRRTGNATRSGQSGNQTWRAVSRTNPNSGEFRFSLEININHEQPEPGEHSDIPDPTDLSMPPPPPPPPPPPPPPPPPPVSSVSAPTTPYNPSSSALYSNQPSTPYSTARPTLGRRAPVRRTRSSTAPPVTPRLTSQAPPTSLLRNLPSLPSSPPPQAPLAFQSPEQDGDAVRGQIQVTNSSVNAGEGQNGNEGLDCPTALHQSSPQVEPAAREPRNSRTRSRGRVRRSTGAGGVLSRSSRRSRSPLDRNPASSISPTHSSSDAPVETTESTAVAMEMGEAAVEPAAPTDPPEAGEEEGETPVSGAGGVRRHPTIMLDLQVRRIRPGENRDRDSIASRTRSRARAAENTVTFESDSGGFRRTISRSERAGIRTYVSTIRIPLRRISETGLGEPSSTALRSILRQIMTGFGELSSLMETEADSETATPNQDSVSAGGAQVYHVSSGEGDVAHGRVESAREGLVTEDEEGQVRVSRTGTEARPSSRDTNSLVENGTLPILRLAHFFLLNEDEDEEHPRGLTKEQIDNLVTRTYGQVNLEGELGRACSVCINEYAQGNKLRRLPCAHEFHIHCIDRWLSENNTCPICRQPILSSHQE, from the exons ATGGTCGTTGTCCGGACAGTTGTCTGTGTGGCTCCTCTGGTCCCATCTTGGCTACACTGTAATCAGAGCGGAGAGGAAAGAGAGCTCGTCCATATTACAGCTGCTGTTTCAG CGGTTTCTGTGGTGATGGACCCTCCCGGCGGCCGAGACGAGCGGCATCGTCAAGCGGAGCGGCTTCGGCGGGAGGAGGCATACTATCACTTCATTAATGAACTGAGTGAGGAGGAATACAGACTAATGAGAGACAGCAATCTACTGGGAACACCTG GTGAAGTCACAGCAGAGGAGCTGAGGCAGCGTCTGGATGGTGCAAAGGAGCGAGTGTCATCTCAGCCACGGCCCGAAACACACCCACAGAGCAGTGAGGCAGAGGGCAGTAGCG GTGCAGTCGAGCCAGGTTCAGAGACATCTAATGGAGACTCCCTGTTGGAATGGCTGAACACTTTCCGGCGCACAGGAAATGCCACGCGTAGTGGGCAGAGTGGAAACCAAACATGGCGTGCCGTCAGCCGCACCAACCCCAACAGCGGCGAGTTCCGCTTCAGTCTTGAGATCAACATAAACCACGAGCAACCCGAGCCTGGAGAACACAGCGACATCCCTGACCCGACTGATCTTTCaatgcctcctcctcctcctcctcctccaccacctccccctccccctccccctcctccAGTGTCATCTGTCTCTGCACCAACAACCCCTTATAACCCCTCAAGTTCTGCACTTTACTCAAATCAACCCTCCACACCATACTCTACGGCCAGGCCCACCCTGGGAAGGAGGGCCCCAGTGCGCCGCACTCGCAGTAGCACGGCTCCACCTGTAACGCCACGTCTGACCTCGCAGGCTCCTCCCACATCTCTTTTGAGGAACTTGCCTTCTTTGCCGAGCTCTCCTCCTCCACAGGCTCCACTCGCTTTTCAGTCTCCAGAGCAGGATGGTGATGCTGTAAGGGGTCAAATACAGGTCACCAACTCCTCAGTTAATGCAGGGGAAGGGCAGAATGGAAATGAAGGCCTAGACTGCCCCACTGCTCTGCATCAGTCCAGCCCCCAGGTGGAGCCAGCTGCCCGTGAGCCACGAAACAGTAGGACTCGTTCACGTGGCCGCGTGCGCAGGTCAACAGGAGCAGGTGGGGTTTTGTCTCGCTCTTCAAGACGTAGCCGCTCCCCCTTGGACAGAAACCCTGCCTCCAGCATTAGCCCCACCCATAGCAGCAGCGACGCCCCAGTGGAGACCACTGAAAGTACCGCTGTTGCCATGGAGATGGGCGAGGCTGCTGTAGAGCCAGCTGCTCCTACGGATCCTCCGGAGGCTGGTGAGGAAGAGGGGGAGACGCCTGTATCAGGTGCCGGAGGTGTGCGGCGCCACCCTACGATCATGCTGGACCTCCAGGTACGGCGCATCAGGCCAGGAGAGAACCGGGACAGGGACAGCATTGCCAGTCGCACTCGCTCTCGTGCTCGGGCCGCTGAGAACACGGTCACCTTCGAGAGCGACAGTGGTGGCTTTCGTCGAACCATCTCGCGCTCGGAGCGTGCGGGAATCCGCACTTATGTTAGCACTATACGCATACCGCTGCGACGCATTTCTGAGACGGGCCTTGGCGAGCCCAGCTCCACTGCGCTAAGATCAATCCTGCGCCAGATCATGACAGGCTTTGGTGAGCTCAGTTCCCTCATGGAGACGGAAGCGGACTCTGAGACAGCTACGCCCAACCAGGACTCCGTTTCTGCTGGCGGAGCCCAGGTGTACCACGTTAGTAGTGGTGAGGGCGATGTGGCCCATGGTAGAGTGGAATCGGCACGAGAAGGTTTAGTGACAGAAGATGAGGAAGGACAGGTGCGGGTGAGCAGGACTGGGACCGAGGCACGACCTAGCAGCAGGGACACTAATAGTTTGGTGGAAAATGGGACGTTGCCCATCTTAAGGCTGgcacactttttccttctcaaCGAAGATGAAGATGAGGAGCACCCAAGGGGCCTCACCAAAGAACAGATCGACAATCTGGTGACACGCACTTACGGTCAGGTCAACCTGGAGGGCGAGCTGGGCCGCGCTTGCAGCGTCTGCATCAACGAGTACGCTCAGGGCAACAAGCTGCGCCGCTTGCCCTGCGCCCACGAGTTCCACATCCACTGCATTGACCGCTGGCTATCTGAAAACAACACCTGCCCCATCTGCAGACAGCCTATTCTGTCCAGCCATCAGGAATGA